In one Colletotrichum destructivum chromosome 2, complete sequence genomic region, the following are encoded:
- a CDS encoding Putative peptidase S9, prolyl oligopeptidase, catalytic domain, six-bladed beta-propeller, TolB: MMTIQASKFTPEVLLSAPRRSPGIPNPAGTKVLYTVSTYSFDSHRKTSQTRVLDVESGHSALLYEEASYGDATWISDREILLLRTGDKGTTSLLLGDITKPSVVTEIRHFEGSLSSLKVKRLSDNEVAIAVCVLTTPEGSMYNPAAEKKQHTTGKIYSSLFVRHWDTWISENQNSIWYGLLRKDDKTYKLEHPGLVNALEGSKLQSPVPPFGGAGDFDIGKNGIVFVARDPEISPAIYTKTDLYFVPLKAFTETKPPVPQLVKTSKLRGYSAAPVFSRDGKKVVFTRMKSDQYETDKPRLMLVPNVFDLASVQEFYQTDDGAGGWDARPEWITWSKDDSEIYVSAEEHGRAKLWKLPSSPHEAIDLPAAVYEEGSVIEAKLLGDDGDKLFISTSSRVENSAYWVLDPASKKTDLVSSSSKHGKSFGLSSSQCDEFWFKGAEGYDVHALVVKPSDFDENKKYPLAFLIHGGPQAAWMDSWSTRWNPAIFAEQGYIAVMPNPTGSTGYGQQHTDNIQNEWGGRPYVDLVKCFDHIEKNIPYIDSGNAVALGASYGGYMINWIQGHELGRKFKALVCHDGVFSTLNQWSTEELFFPLHDFGGPLWENREGYERWDPAHHLDQWSTPQLVIHNELDYRLPISEGLAMFNVLQARGVPSKLLMFPDENHWVLKPENSLVWHREVLNWINKYTGIDKSGKLAVR, translated from the exons ATGATGACAATTCAGGCCTCCAAGTTCACTCCAGAGGTTCTGCTCTCTGCCCCACGCAGGTCTCCTGGCATTCCCAACCCCGCCGGCACCAAGGTGCTGTATACC GTTTCGACCTACTCTTTCGACTCCCACCGCAAGACGTCCCAGACCCGagttctcgacgtcgagagcGGCCACTCCGCCCTTCTCTACGAGGAAGCTTCTTACGGGGATGCGACATGGATCTCAGACcgggagattcttcttctGAGGACTGGTGATAAGGGAACCACTAGTCTATTATTGGGAGACATTACCAAACCATCAGT AGTGACCGAAATTCGCCATTTCGAAGGTAGCCTGTCGAGCCTCAAAGTAAAACGATTGTCGGACAATGAAgtcgccatcgccgtgtGTGTCTTGACAACCCCCGAGGGCTCCATGTATaaccccgccgccgagaagaagcaacaCACAACCGGGAAGATCTACTCGAGCTTATTTGTCAGACACTGGGACACCTGGATTTCCGAAAACCAGAACTCTATCTGGTATGGTCTTCTCCGGAAGGATGACAAGACGTACAAACTGGAGCATCCAGGCTTGGTCAACGCTCTCGAGGGATCGAAGCTGCAGTCCCCGGTCCCCCCCTTTGGCGGCGCAGGTGACTTTGACATCGGCAAGAATGGCATTGTGTTTGTTGCACGGGACCCCGAGATCTCCCCCGCAATATACACGAAAACGGACCTCTACTTCGTTCCTTTGAAGGCTTTCACGGAGACAAAGCCGCCAGTGCCGCAGCTTGTTAAGACAAGTAAGTTGCGCGGATACTCGGCAGCGCCCGTTTTCTCCAGGGATGGGAAGAAGGTTGTTTTCACCCGGATGAAGAGTGATCAGTACGAGACGGACAAGCCAAGGCTCATGCTGGTCCCAAACGTTTTCGATCTTGCAAGCGTGCAAGAGTTCTACCagacggacgacggcgctggcgggTGGGACGCACGACCCGAGTGGATTACTTGGAGCAAGGACGATTCGGAGATCTACGTCTCTGCAGAAGAGCACGGTCGAGCAAAGCTTTGGAAGCTTCCCTCATCACCTCACGAAGCGATAGACTTGCCAGCAGCGGTCTATGAGGAGGGGTCTGTCATTGAAGCAAAGCTTCTGGGGGACGATGGAGATAAGCTTTTCATCAGCACATCATCCCGAGTCGAAAATTCGGCTTACTGGGTTTTAGACCCGGCCAGCAAGAAGACGGATCTTgtctcgtcgagctcgaagCATGGCAAGTCTTTCGGCCTTTCCAGTTCCCAGTGCGACGAGTTTTGGTTCAAGGGAGCAGAGGGATACGACGTACATGCCCTGGTGGTGAAACCTTCGGACTTTGACGAGAACAAGAAGTACCCTCTTGCTTTCCTTATCCACGGAGGACCACAGGCCGCGTGGATGGACAGCTGGAGCACCCGGTGGAACCCGGCCATCTTCGCGGAGCAGGGCTACATTGCGGTCATGCCCAACCCGACGGGAAGCACTGGCTACGGACAGCAGCATACAGACAACATACAGAACGAGTGGGGTGGCCGCCCGTACGTCGACCTGGTCAAGTGTTTTGACCACATTGAGAAGAACATCCCCTACATTGACTCAGGCAACGCCGTCGCTCTGGGCGCTTCCTACGGAGGCTACATGATCA ACTGGATCCAAGGTCACGAGCTTGGAAGGAAGTTCAAGGCATTGGTGTGCCATGACGGCGTGTTTTCGACGCTCAACCAGTGGTCCACTGAGgagctcttcttccctctgCATGACTTCGGCGGCCCTCTCTGGGAAAACCGCGAGGGCTACGAGAGATGGGATCCTGCCCACCATCTTGATCAGTGGTCGACACCTCAGTTGGTCATTCACAACGAGCTGGACTACAGGTTGCCCATCTCGGAAGGTCTGGCCATGTTCAATGTTCTTCAAGCCCGTGGGGTGCCCAGCAAACTGTTGATGTTCCCCGATGAAAACCAT TGGGTGTTGAAACCCGAGAACTCGCTTGTCTGGCACAGGGAGGTTCTGAACTGGATAAACAAGTACACGGGCATTGATAAGTCTGGAAAACTGGCTGTTAGATAA
- a CDS encoding Putative six-hairpin glycosidase superfamily, GH15-like domain, trehalase-like protein: MAQQCSTRHAAGSHSGYLPIEDYGMIGNMHTCALVGMNGSVDFMCWPDFDSPTVFCRLLDKDKGGFFSICPPSSKPCTTKQQYLPSSNILQTRYIHDDGVVDLVDFFPRPKTATVLSKNARQSSFRETIKIQEELKKWLVRRVECIRGRLEMDIEIFPAFQYAAETHVTTIIEATHTTGSPSKAVTFHSEHYKMQLDVTVDAESDSAPTITFKKKKRDGMLGEGVVAHIEIEEGQAVSFVLRNDIPNHVTENITTAVLDGQQHDTQSFWYNWISKSKYKGRWREVVNRSLMLLKMMTYEPTGAIIAAPTFSIPEDIGGVRNWDYRFSWVRDSSFTIYILLRLGFSAEADAYMDFISERFIKSRGPSGELPIMFTIRGETDIPEIELDHLEGYRGSKPVRVGNGAAFHQQFDIYGELMDGIYLYNKYGKPISWDQWCSVREMLDFVLTLTDKPDMSIWEVRNHKQNFTYSKIMLWVAFDRGLRLADKRNFPCPNRSKWLTARDNLMEEIMDKGYNKEMKCFIQSYENNTMLDSSILIAPLVFFTAPNDPRFLNTMDRILLPPEKGGLTSTGLVYRYDTERSEDGVGGREGAFSMCTFWLVEALTRASAYEPKYLVRAVNLFENMLSFSNHLLMFSEEIARSGEQLGNTPQAFSHLALISAAFNLDRVTEVRQ; the protein is encoded by the exons ATGGCTCAGCAATGTTCGACAAGACATGCTGCCGGCAGCCACTCTGGGTATCTGCCCATCGAGGACTATGGCATGATCGGCAATATGCACACCTGTGCTCTCGTTGGAATGAACGGATCTGTTGATTTTATGTGCTG GCCCGACTTTGACTCGCCGACTGTCTTTTGCCGGCTCCTTGACAAGGACAAGGGGGGCTTCTTCAGCATCTGCCCTCCTTCATCCAAGCCTTGTACTACCAA GCAACAATACCTCCCATCATCCAACATTCTGCAAACTAGATACATCCATGATGATGGCGTGGTTGATCTCGTGGACTTCTTTCCTCGGCCCAAAACCGCCACTGTCTTGTCAAAAAACGCCCGCCAGAGCTCCTTCCGCGAAACTATCAAGATTCAGGAGGAGCTCAAGAAATGGCTTGTCCGGCGGGTCGAATGTATCCGCGGTCGCCTAGAGATGG ATATTGAGATCTTTCCCGCCTTCCAATATGCCGCCGAGACTCATGTCACCACCATCATTGAGGCAACGCACACCACAGGCAGCCCGAGCAAGGCGGTTACTTTCCATAGCGAGCATTACAAGATGCAGCTGGATGTCACCGTTGATGCAGAGTCCGACTCGGCCCCAACCATTACCTtcaaaaaaaagaaacgcGATGGTATGttgggtgaaggtgtggTTGCCCACATCGAGATCGAGGAAGGCCAAGCTGTGTCGTTTGTTCTGCGCAACGACATTCCCAATCATGTCACCGAGAACATCACGACGGCCGTACTTGATGGCCAGCAGCACGACACGCAGTCGTTCTGGTACAACTGGATCTCCAAGAGCAAGTACAAAGGCCGATGGCGCGAGGTTGTCAACCGAAGTCTGATGCtgttgaagatgatgacCTACGAGCCAACTGGCGCCATCATTGCCGCACCTACCTTTTCCATCCCGGAAGACATCGGTGGCGTAAG AAATTGGGATTACCGCTTCTCCTGGGTTCGCGATTCAAGCTTCACAATCTACATACTCCTCCGCCTTGGCTTTtctgccgaggccgacgcctACATGGACTTCATCAGCGAGCGCTTCATCAAGTCCCGCGGCCCCAGCGGCGAGCTGCCCATCATGTTCACCATCCGCGGCGAGACGGACATCCCCGAGATTGAACTCGACCATCTCGAGGGTTATAGGGGCAGTAAGCCCGTGAGGGTCGGTAACGGCGCCGCGTTCCATCAACAATTTGACATTTACGGCGAGCTCATGGACGGCATTTACCTGTACAACAAGTACGGCAAGCCGATCAGCTGGGACCAGTGGTGTTCTGTGAGAGAGATGCTTG ACTTCGTCCTCACTCTTACGGACA AGCCCGACATGTCCATCTGGGAGGTCCGCAACCACAAGCAAAACTTCACCTACTCCAAGATTATGCTCTGGGTTGCCTTCGACCGCggtctccgcctcgcagaCAAACGAAACTTCCCCTGCCCCAACCGCAGCAAGTGGCTTACGGCCCGCGACAATCTCATGGAGGAGATTATGGATAAGG GCTATAACAAGGAAATGAAGTGCTTCATCCAGAGTTACGAGAACAACACCATGCTTGACTCCTCCATCCTGATCGCGCCGTTGGTCTTCTTCACCGCCCCCAACGACCCCCGCTTTCTCAACACTATGGACCGCATCCTCCTGCCCCCCGAAAAGGGCGGTCTCACCAGCACCGGCCTAGTCTACCGCTACGACACTGAGCGCTCGGAAGACG GCGTCGGCGGAAGAGAGGGCGCCTTCAGCATGTGCACATTCTggctcgtcgaggccttgACACGCGCATCCGCCTACGAGCCAAAGTACCTCGTCCGCGCCGTCAACCTCTTCGAGAACATGCTCAGCTTCTCCAACCACCTGCTCATGTTCTCCGAGGAGATCGCCCGCAgcggcgagcagctcggcaacACGCCCCAAGCATTCAGCCACCTCGCTCTCATCAGCGCCGCCTTCAACCTCGACCGTGTCACAGAGGTTCGGCAATGA
- a CDS encoding Putative bromodomain associated domain, histone-fold, which translates to MTPPPLLYHALLRPVVLQILRTTGYHASRPVVLDALTELAARYMYALCQATARHAADNNPEGETPGIVDVRMALQELGAVPPDDVLADGRGAILGEIMDSIERGVGSGEAATVGDEPDGEEDLAITTALAEVARERERVEDTRGVEEFAKWFSGPRNKSIREAAVGDGELEMGDYLNVLKKKHSKTGEDSKYHGTIIGKGNDVGEVQVEGGDLPSIHTWRTKMQGPLTGSAPSATSPPIKEESRPPSSGLSSVGDRLGDDRDGMDLS; encoded by the exons ATGACGCCCCCGCCGCTCCTTTACCatgccctcctccgccccgTAGTCCTCCAGATTCTACGCACGACGGGCTACCACGCTTCACGCCCCGTTGTCCTCGACGCCTTAACGGAGCTCGCGGCGCGCTACATGTACGCGCTGTGccaggcgacggcgcgccacgccgccgacaacaacCCAGAAGGCGAGACTCCCGGCATAGTCGATGTGCGCATGGCGCTGCAGGAGCTCGGTGCGGTGCCTCCGGACGACGttctcgccgacggcaggGGCGCGATCCTGGGCGAGATCATGGACTCGATCGAACGAGGCGTCGGGAGTGGAGAAGCAGCGACAGTGGGAGACGAacccgacggcgaggaagatcTCGCGATAACAACGGCGCTTGCCGAGGTCGCgcgggagagggagagggtcGAGGATACCAGGGGCGTGGAGGAGTTCGCCAAGTGGTTCTCTGGACCACGGAACAAATCCAtccgggaggcggcggtcggcgacggagagCTGGAGATGGGCGATTACTTGAACG TTCTGAAGAAGAAACACAGCAAGACCGGCGAAGACTCCAAATACCACGGCACGATCATCGGCAAAGGcaacgacgtcggcgaggtccaggtcgagggcggcgacctgcCGAGCATCCACACCTGGCGAACCAAGATGCAGGGGCCCCTAACGGGCAGTGCGCCATCGgcgacatcgccgcccaTCAAGGAAGAGTCAAGGCCACCGAGCTCCGGGCTGAGCTCCGTCGGCGACAGGCTGGGCGACGACCGGGACGGCATGGACTTGTCGTAG